GGCAAGCGCGACGCCCATTAATAAGCAAAAGCTTTTAAGAATGGGATTGTTTACGGCGCTTGCCGTGACGATCCATAACTTCCCCGAAGGGCTTGCCACCTTTTTGTCGGCGTATCAAGACCCCAAACTAGGCGTCCCAATCGCTATCGCGATAGCCATACATAACATCCCCGAAGGGATAGCCGTATCCATACCCGTTTATTACGCCACAAATAACCGCAAGAAAGCTTTTTTGTATTCGGTGCTTTCGGGCATATCTGAGCCCATAGGCGCTTTGATTGGGTTTGGGCTTTTGCTGCCGTTTATAAACGATGTGGTGTTTGGCGCGATTTTTGCCGCGGTCGCGGGGATTATGGTCTTTATATCCATTGACGAACTGTTGCCCAGCGCCAGAGAATACGGCGAGGCGCATTTGTCCGTATATGGCATGGTCGCGGGAATGGCGGTTATGGGGATTAGTTTGGCGTTGTTTGCCTTGTAGAAAACTTATCAAGCTCAATATTTTAAATTTAAAAAAGCCCTGATTTTTTTTATCAGGGCTTTGCTTTTTCAAACTCTATAATTTCTTTTTGGCCTTCCAATTCCGCGATGCTTTTTTGCGTCCGTTTTATAGAACGCCATTTTACATCTCCCAAGGCGACATAAACGGCGGGCAAGAATAGCATCATATTTGCGGGAAAGGTGAAAGTATATAAAATCTTCTTAATAACGCTGGCCTTAATGTGCTTCCATTCCAAAATCGTAACGGCCAGTCCCAAAAGCCACGCTGCCGCGTAAACGCCTATAAATTGAACCCCTATAATCCATAACGCTTTTAAAAAGGTAATTCCCCACCCGAAGATGCCCATTAATAAAAAGGCTAAGGTGGAGATAATCGCCCAAGAAAAAGATATAATAGGTATGGGCAACAATAAAAACAACAAGTCATAAGAGGAAAAAGACTTGCGCATATTTTTTAGGTGCTTTAACAAAAACTTGGCGCAGCATTGATATCCGCCCTTTACCCATCTCGCGCGCTGGTTAATGGTGTCGTTTATGGTCATCGCTTGGTCGTCGTAAAAGATAGCGCTGTCGCAATAGGCGATTTTATATCCTTCCAACACCTTGGCGTGCGAAAACTCAATATCCTCGGTCATTGATGTGTAAGGCCAGCCGCCCTGTTTTCTTATAATCTCGGCGTCCGTATAAAAACCCGTTCCGGCTATGTAGGTGCTGGTATTTATTTTGGCCCTTGCCTGATGAACAAATCGGCATTGCTGCAAAAACATCAATCCCGTGCCCGCGCTAAGCCAATTGTCATAGTTTTTGGGCGCGCGGTGGCTGTTGACTATCACTTCGCCGGCGTTTATCGCCTTGTTCATTTCGGTTATGTAATTGCGGGCAAGCAAGTTGTCGGCGTCAAAATAAAAATAGCCCTTATAGCCTTTGTCAGCGTATTGGTTATTCATGATATCTAAGATAAATTGCAGCGCGTAACATTTGCCGCGCAGATGCCGATTGTTTCTTTCAAATACGATAGCGCCCGCCTCTTGGGCGAC
The genomic region above belongs to Clostridiales bacterium and contains:
- the zupT gene encoding zinc transporter ZupT, yielding MMQFLTAFGLTLFAGLATGIGGALAFFTKKTNTKFLAISLGFSAGVMIYVSMVEIFFKAKNALTSALGEFAGYWAVLGGFFGGIALIALIDKLIPQAKNPHELRKIEEMEASATPINKQKLLRMGLFTALAVTIHNFPEGLATFLSAYQDPKLGVPIAIAIAIHNIPEGIAVSIPVYYATNNRKKAFLYSVLSGISEPIGALIGFGLLLPFINDVVFGAIFAAVAGIMVFISIDELLPSAREYGEAHLSVYGMVAGMAVMGISLALFAL
- a CDS encoding glycosyltransferase family 2 protein, which codes for MVEIIFYISIALSAAIVLVGFPHVIYMFIGLLSPKKYPNAKINYKYACLVCARNEEGVIAQLIDSIKKQDYPAELIDIFVVADNCDDNTAKVAQEAGAIVFERNNRHLRGKCYALQFILDIMNNQYADKGYKGYFYFDADNLLARNYITEMNKAINAGEVIVNSHRAPKNYDNWLSAGTGLMFLQQCRFVHQARAKINTSTYIAGTGFYTDAEIIRKQGGWPYTSMTEDIEFSHAKVLEGYKIAYCDSAIFYDDQAMTINDTINQRARWVKGGYQCCAKFLLKHLKNMRKSFSSYDLLFLLLPIPIISFSWAIISTLAFLLMGIFGWGITFLKALWIIGVQFIGVYAAAWLLGLAVTILEWKHIKASVIKKILYTFTFPANMMLFLPAVYVALGDVKWRSIKRTQKSIAELEGQKEIIEFEKAKP